One Aquarana catesbeiana isolate 2022-GZ linkage group LG06, ASM4218655v1, whole genome shotgun sequence genomic region harbors:
- the LOC141147643 gene encoding olfactory receptor 2T5-like yields the protein MENTTSLLDVHILPFFMKTDHKLTIFSTVYFFFIYLIGMLMNVVIIAVIYLDLHLHTPMYLFLCNLSVVDICYTTVIIPKLLHMLLSGNNQMPFTQCFIQMYFFFMVDSAEVTVLLIMAYDRYVAICHPLDYYRILNKKICFLLMMVIWIGGSVNSSLLSSSILKIFFCSSVTIHQFFCDAKALINISCGGTEVFYIVMYTDSLVFGLLPIVCNSMSYVKIIRVILHIKSKDGRSKAFSTCSSHLAVMAIYYGSAVSVYMTPPSNHYDLLEQILTMFYTTVVPILNPLIYSLRNKEVKSSLRKLVL from the coding sequence ATGGAAAACACAACATCTCTTCTAGATGTGCACATTTTGCCATTTTTCATGAAAACTGACCACAAATTGACCATCTTTAGCACTGTCTACTTTTTCTTCATCTATTTAATTGGAATGCTGATGAATGTAGTTATCATTGCAGTGATATATTTGGACCTCCATTTGCACACCCCAATGTATTTATTTCTCTGCAACTTGTCTGTTGTTGATATTTGTTATACAACTGTTATCATTCCAAAACTTTTACACATGTTACTTTCTGGTAATAATCAAATGCCATTTACACAATGCTTTATCCAAATGTATTTCTTCTTTATGGTGGACAGTGCTGAGGTCACTGTTCTACTTATAATGGCGTATGACCGATATGTCGCAATTTGTCACCCTTTAGACTATTATCGAATACTTAACAAGAAAATCTGCTTCTTATTAATGATGGTCATCTGGATTGGTGGGAGTGTAAATTCATCTTTACTTTCAAGTTCCATCTTAAAAATATTCTTCTGTTCTTCTGTTACTATTCACCAGTTTTTCTGTGATGCTAAAGCTCTCATTAACATTTCCTGTGGAGGTACTGAAGTGTTTTACATTGTTATGTATACAGACTCTTTGGTATTTGGACTCTTGCCAATTGTGTGCAATTCAATGTCCTATGTGAAAATTATCAGGGTTATATTACATATTAAATCTAAGGATGGCAGAAGTAAAGCCTTCTCCACCTGTTCATCCCACCTCGCTGTTATGGCCATCTACTATGGATCTGCTGTATCTGTATACATGACCCCACCATCAAATCACTATGATTTACTTGAACAAATCTTAACCATGTTCTACACCACAGTGGTCCCCATATTGAACCCTCTCATATACAGCCTAAGAAACAAAGAAGTAAAGAGCTCTTTGCGGAAACTGGTGCTGTAG